One part of the Sphingobium yanoikuyae genome encodes these proteins:
- the pepN gene encoding aminopeptidase N, which yields MADIQSTQAAAPAIIRRADYRVPDWLIPDIALDFDLDAARTRVWSDMSVARNGDHDRPLRLDGDGLVPLAVKVDGRTLNETEWTLEAGALVVPLGGATHKVEVLVELAPESNSKLMGLYASGGLLCTQCEAEGFRRITFFPDRPDILSRYSVKLTADKARYPILLANGDPVEQGDLEGGRHWALWNDPFPKPCYLFALVAGDLACNADRFVTMSGREVALGIWVREADLPRTDHAMQALKNSMAWDERVYGREYDLDVFNIVAVADFNFGAMENKGLNIFNSRYILADPETATDIDYDGVEGVVAHEYFHNWSGNRVTCRDWFQLSLKEGFTVFRDQNFSADMGSHAVKRIEDVRILRAAQFQEDSGPLAHPVRPESYMEISNFYTATIYNKGAELIRMMALMLGAERFRAGTDLYFDRHDGEAATCEDFVRAMEEGGEIDLGQFRRWYEQAGTPHVRALLSHDPVSRTAELLLEQSVPPTPGQPDKRPMAIPLRVALYDPATGSHHGDELLMLTEAQQRFTFDNFASLPILSINRGFSAPVIVETNRSQADLAFLSAHDDDPFARYEAMQQLMVNVLVGQVAGQSVDVSAVVDAVRNTITDPLLDPAFVAEAVRLPSEAYLGDQMKQVDPDAIHAARDALQTRLGADLEPLWRDIHARTKANGFAVSPAAKGARKLRNVALLYLVASGADDGPAIAYGQFSDADNMTERQSALATLASGTSPEREAALDIFYNRYSDDALTLDKWFQTQAFAFHPDTVELVAELGQHKAFTLNNPNRVRSLYGAFAGNQWAFHHKSGKGYRLVADCIIALDKLNPQTAARLVPPLGRWKRFDEGRAALMRAELQRILNEPGLSKDVTEQASKSLEG from the coding sequence ATGGCCGATATCCAATCCACCCAAGCCGCCGCCCCCGCCATCATCCGCCGCGCCGATTATCGCGTGCCCGACTGGCTGATCCCCGACATCGCCCTCGACTTCGACCTGGATGCCGCGCGGACGCGGGTCTGGTCCGACATGTCGGTGGCGCGCAATGGCGACCATGACCGGCCGCTGCGGCTGGACGGTGACGGGCTGGTGCCGCTGGCGGTGAAGGTCGACGGCCGCACCCTCAACGAAACGGAATGGACGCTGGAGGCCGGCGCGCTGGTTGTCCCCCTCGGCGGCGCGACGCACAAGGTCGAGGTGCTGGTCGAGCTGGCGCCGGAGAGCAACAGCAAGCTGATGGGCCTTTATGCCAGTGGCGGGCTGCTCTGCACCCAGTGCGAGGCGGAGGGCTTCCGCCGGATCACCTTCTTCCCCGACCGGCCGGATATCCTGTCGCGCTACAGCGTGAAGCTGACCGCCGACAAGGCGCGCTACCCGATCCTGCTCGCCAATGGCGATCCGGTCGAGCAGGGCGATCTGGAGGGGGGCCGCCATTGGGCGCTGTGGAATGATCCTTTCCCCAAGCCCTGCTATCTGTTCGCGCTGGTGGCCGGCGACCTTGCCTGCAACGCCGACCGGTTCGTGACGATGAGCGGGCGCGAGGTGGCGCTGGGCATCTGGGTGCGCGAGGCCGATCTGCCGCGCACCGACCATGCGATGCAGGCGCTCAAGAACAGCATGGCCTGGGACGAGCGCGTCTATGGCCGCGAATATGATCTGGACGTGTTCAACATCGTCGCGGTGGCCGACTTCAATTTCGGCGCGATGGAGAACAAGGGCCTCAACATCTTCAATTCGCGCTACATATTGGCCGATCCGGAGACCGCGACCGACATCGACTATGATGGTGTCGAGGGCGTGGTGGCGCATGAATATTTCCACAACTGGTCGGGCAATCGCGTCACCTGTCGCGACTGGTTCCAGCTGTCGCTGAAGGAAGGCTTCACCGTCTTTCGCGATCAGAATTTCTCGGCCGACATGGGCAGCCACGCGGTCAAGCGGATCGAGGATGTGCGGATCCTGCGCGCGGCCCAGTTCCAGGAGGATTCAGGCCCCCTGGCGCATCCGGTCCGGCCCGAATCCTACATGGAAATCAGCAACTTCTACACCGCGACCATCTATAACAAGGGCGCCGAGCTGATCCGCATGATGGCGCTGATGCTGGGCGCGGAGCGCTTCCGCGCCGGCACCGACCTCTATTTCGACCGGCATGATGGCGAGGCGGCGACCTGCGAGGATTTTGTCCGCGCGATGGAGGAGGGCGGCGAGATTGACCTTGGCCAGTTCCGCCGCTGGTATGAGCAGGCCGGCACGCCCCATGTCCGCGCGCTGCTGAGCCATGATCCGGTCAGCCGCACCGCCGAACTGCTGCTGGAACAGAGCGTACCGCCGACGCCGGGCCAGCCCGACAAGCGGCCGATGGCGATCCCGCTGCGCGTCGCGCTCTATGATCCGGCGACCGGGAGCCATCATGGTGATGAGCTGCTGATGCTGACGGAGGCGCAGCAGCGTTTCACGTTCGACAATTTCGCCAGCCTGCCGATCCTGTCGATCAACCGCGGCTTTTCCGCGCCGGTGATCGTCGAGACCAACCGCAGCCAGGCGGACCTGGCCTTCCTGTCGGCGCATGATGACGATCCCTTCGCCCGTTATGAGGCGATGCAGCAGCTGATGGTCAATGTGCTGGTCGGCCAGGTGGCGGGCCAGAGCGTCGATGTGAGCGCGGTGGTCGACGCGGTGCGCAACACCATCACCGATCCGCTGCTCGATCCGGCCTTCGTCGCCGAGGCGGTGCGCCTGCCGAGCGAAGCCTATCTGGGCGACCAGATGAAGCAGGTGGACCCGGATGCTATCCATGCCGCCCGCGATGCCCTCCAGACGCGCCTGGGCGCCGATCTGGAGCCGCTGTGGCGCGATATCCATGCCAGAACCAAGGCGAACGGCTTTGCGGTCTCCCCGGCCGCCAAGGGCGCGCGTAAGCTGCGCAATGTCGCGCTGCTCTATCTGGTTGCCTCGGGCGCGGACGACGGGCCGGCGATCGCCTATGGCCAATTCAGCGACGCCGACAATATGACCGAGCGCCAGTCGGCGCTGGCGACGCTGGCAAGCGGCACCAGCCCTGAGCGGGAGGCGGCGCTCGACATCTTCTACAATCGCTACAGTGACGATGCGCTGACCCTGGACAAATGGTTCCAGACCCAGGCCTTCGCCTTCCATCCCGATACGGTGGAGCTGGTTGCAGAGCTGGGCCAGCACAAGGCGTTCACGCTCAATAACCCGAACCGGGTGCGATCGCTCTATGGCGCCTTTGCCGGCAACCAGTGGGCGTTCCACCACAAGTCGGGCAAGGGCTATCGGCTGGTCGCCGACTGCATCATTGCGCTCGACAAGCTCAATCCGCAGACGGCGGCGCGGCTGGTGCCGCCGCTCGGTCGCTGGAAGCGCTTCGATGAAGGCCGCGCCGCACTGATGCGGGCGGAACTGCAGCGCATCCTGAACGAGCCCGGCCTGTCCAAGGACGTGACCGAGCAGGCGAGCAAGAGCCTGGAGGGATAA